In Candidatus Manganitrophus noduliformans, the genomic stretch GCAGCATCTTCCAAAAAGAGAGGGTTCCTCCCTTTAAAACGATCAGCACCATGATTGCGGAGAAAACACCCCAGGCGAACCACCAGCCGAAAAATTTGGCCCGAAGGGCTGAGATTTCGCCGCGGAAAAGACTCCAGAGCCCGACTCCCAAGGCCGCGCCGAAGGTATCGATGCCGACATCTTGAAAGGTGCCGGTGCGGGAGAGGACAAATCCCTGGTGAAACTCGTCGATCCCGGCATAAACGACGCAGATGCCGACGGCGCCGAGAGCCGCCCGCCACGACCAGCCCTGTTTACCTTGTTTGAGGGCATAAAGCCATAAGATCGAGAGAATGGCGTATTCCACCACATGCGCCAACTTTCGGATGGCGATCAACGTGATGACCAGGTTTCTTCGGGAGATCTCGGGAGCAAAAATTTTAATGAAGGGAGCGATAAAGGCGTTGGTATTGTCCATCGATCCGACATCGGTGGAGAAGAGGAACATCAACCCCATCCAAAGCATCGGGCCGAGGAAATATTTCATGGCGATTGAGGGGCGGTCTCGATCGGTTCATCGAAGAGGACCAGCCGGATGAGTTTTCGAGAAATATCGGAGATGATCATCGTTTGCTGAGAGATCGTGAAAGAAAAAGAAAGATCGAGCGTCTGCATGATCTCCGCGATGTCGTTGCCGAACTTGAACGCGGGCGCCAATCGCGGATCCTCGAAGTTGGGATTGCGATAGGTGAGATAGTCGATGAAGCTGTCTTTGGAAGGAAGGGCCCGGTAGATCTCGTAATGAACGGCATCGGTGAGCGCCGATGGAATGGGGGAGTCGGGATACTGTTCGGAAAGCTCATTAAATAAAGCGACGAGCATGAGGCCCGTCAGCTTGCGTAGGATTGCCGACTTCTTTGAATCGTCGATCTGATCGACGACCTTGCTTCCAAACCGGGCATCGTAATTGCGGATCTGCTCCTGAAGGACTTTCATAAAGAGGTAATCGGCTCCTTGGCGGACCGTCTCCCCCATCTTGGGAAGAAGGGTGATGATCTCTTCGATTTTGGGGTCGAGTGTTCCTTGGTTTCGACGGAGTGATTTTACGGCGGGATTGGCGGTCGGTTTACGCTGGAATAAGGCATCAAGCCAGCCCAAGGTTTTCTCCCATCGTTAGAGAATTCGTCCGTACTATACAGGAATCATCGAAATCGGGCAAGTCTTTGAGCCGGATCGGGCGGGAGATCATCGTGAACGCTTAGCGATCCGGCGTGCATCCGATCGAAGCCCGCGGCAGAGTGAAAATGGAAGGGAGTTCACCTTGACAATTCGGGTCGAATTCCCTAGAATCCACCGGATGGTCCTCACAATTCAACCTCACTTGCATGCGCCCCACTGATCAGGATGAGCTGTACATGCGGCTGGCCCTGAAGGCTGCGGAAGCGGCCTTCGCCGAAGGGGAAGTTCCGGTCGGCGCCGTCCTGGTCGGCAAGGATGCAACCATAACCGCTTACAACCTGAAAGAGCGCCGGCATGATCCGACGGCACATGCCGAGATGCTGGTCCTCCGGAAAGGGGGAGAGATGTGGGGGCGCTGGCGGTTGGGCGGGACCCTTTATGTGACGTTGGAGCCCTGCGCCATGTGTGCCGGGGCCTTGATCCAGGCCCGGATCGATCGCCTGGTCTACGGCGCGGCCGATCCCAAGGCCGGCGCCTGCGGGTCGGTGATCGAAGTGGCGCGGGAGCCTCGGTTCAACCATCGGATGGAGGTGCTCGGCGGGGTTCTCTCGGGTGAGTCGGAACATCTGCTCCAGCGTTTTTTCGATCGTCTGCGGGGCCGAGAGATCGTTAAACGTTAGTCGTTATTCGTTAATGTGGTTCTGCCGACCGTTTGACGAATAACGTTTAACGCGTAACGAATAACGGAGAGATGGCCGAGTTCGGTTGAAGGCGTCTGACTCGAAATCAGATGTGGGGGTAACTCCACCGGGGGTTCGAATCCCTCTCTCTCCGCCAGTTCAATCGCGGTCAGCACGCAGCGTCATATTAAAAATAAGTGCTGACCGCGGATAATTCAAAGTTTTAATCTCCGGAGAGATGTCCGAGCGGCTGAAGGAGCACGACTGGAAATCGTGTAGGCGGCCAAAAGTCGCCTCGGGGGTTCAAATCCCCCTCTCTCCGCCAATTTATTCCACAAAGATGTGCTTGATGGAGGGACCGGGCCCTGTGCAATAGGAACCTATGAACCCCGCCAGGTCCGGAAGGAAGCAACGGTAAATAGGCCCTCCTATGTGCCGCAGGTTCACCTGGTCTCTCCATCAAACACATCTTTACGGCGCAGATTTATATGCGTAGGGGCGTATTGCAATACGCCCCTACTTCAACGTCCAGATCGTCGGGGGATCATCGGTCACATGGCGAGCGATTATCAGGTATCGGCAAGAAAGTGGCGACCGCAGACCTTTGAAGAGGTCATCGGTCAGCGCCATGTGGCGACCACCCTGATCAATGCCGTTTCCCGGGGGAAGGTTGCGCAGGCCTATCTCTTCTCCGGAATCAGGGGGGTCGGCAAAACGACCATGGCCCGGCTGCTTGCCAAGGCGCTGAACTGCGCCACACCGCAGGGGGCGAGCCCTTGCAATCAGTGCGATTCGTGCCGGGAGATCACCGAGGGGCGTTCGGTCGATGTGGTTGAGATCGACGGCGCGTCGAACACCGGGGTGGATGATGTCCGCGAACTGCGCGAGAAGGTGAAGTACCTTCCGCTTCGCGGGAAATTGAAAATTTACATCATCGATGAAGTGCATATGCTCTCGAATGCCGCCTTTAATGCGCTGCTAAAAACGCTCGAAGAGCCGCCGCTTCATTTGGTCTTTATTTTCGCCACGACCGAATCCCACAAAATTCCGGCGACGATTCTCTCCCGCTGTCAGCATTTTGTTTTCCGCCGGATCTCGCGACAAGAGATCATCGCACAGCTGCAGCGCGTGGCGGATGAGCGGAAGGTCCGCTTCGCCGAGCGGGGCTTGGTCCTCATCGCAAAAGCGGCCGAGGGGAGCATGCGGGATGCATTGAGTCTTCTCGATCAGGCGATCTCTTATGGCGGTCAAGAGGTCAGCGAAGAGGATCTCTTTACCCTTCTTGGACGGATGGGGGAGGCGCGGTTTCACTCCTTGGTTCGGGCGATCCACGATCGGAATGCCTCCGCGGCGCTGGGGTTGGCGAGAGAGATCGCCGATCAGGGATATGACCTCCGGCAGTTCCTGGCCGACTGGCTGGAGCATCTGCGGCACCTGATCGTCGCGCGCAATGTAGAAGGAGCCGAGGCCTGGATCGATCTTCCAAAAGAGGAGATCGATGAGATCCGCGCGGAAGCGGCCCTCTTTACCGATGAAGAGCTGCAACGCCTTTTCTCCCTCTTTGCCCGCCTTCAGGGTGAGATTCGCACCGCGCCGCATCCGCATCTTCTCTTCGAGGTTGCCTTGATGAAGGGGATTTCACTGGCCCATCTTCAGCCGGTGGAGAAAATTCTGGAGCGGCTGGAAACGTTGGGAGGGGGAGGTTCTCCAGCCCCTCCGGTAAACGTCGTTCCGTCGAAAGTGCCGGAAAAAGGAGCCCCTGCGTCCCCTTCCATTCAAAGAGCTCAGGAGGTCCCAAGGCCTGCGTCTTCTCCGACCCCCTCCGATAAAAAGAAGGTATGGCTGCAGGTGATCTCGGAAATTAAGGAAAAGCGGCCGAGTCTCGGATCGTTTTTAGAGCAGGGAACCCTCTTGGAAATCACAGAGCAAAGGGTTAAGATAGGCTATTCGGAGTCGTTTTTAATCCCGCTGATTCAAAAAGAAGAGAATCAGAAATTAATGAGCGCTTTGTTCAAGACCCATTTCCAAAGGGAAATGGCCTTGGAGCTGGTTGATTTGCATGGGGCGGCGGTCTCCTCCCCTCCTTCCGGGAAGGACACCACGCAGCATTTACCGACACCGCATCCCTTCGTCCAAGAGGCGCTGCGGGTGCTGGGGGGAGAGGTGATCGAGACCAAGCAAGGGAAGATATTCTGATGAGGAGTGATCATGTCGAATAAAAAAATGCTCGGGGATATCATGAAGCAGGCGCAGGCGCTCCAGGAGCGGATGGCGAAGCTTCAGGAAGAGGCGGCGAAGAAGACGGTCGAGGCCTCTTCCGGAGGGGGGATGGTGACGGTGAAGGTGAGCGGGAGACAACAGGTTCTGTCGGTCGCGATCGACCCCGAGATCATCAAGTCGGGGGATGTCGAGATGCTTCAAGACCTCATCATGGCCGCCGTCAACGAAGGGCTTCGAAAGAGCCAAGAGCTGATGGCAGAAGAAATGAAAGGAATGACCGGGGGGTTAAACATTCCGGGATTGTTTTAAATTTAGGAGAGATAGGGTGTGGGGCATCGCGCACCTGGTGTGAAGAGCTGGAATCGACAGAGTTCTTCCGGACGCGGGCCCGCATAAAAAATAGATGGACCAGAAGGGAAGATTCGCATATTTAATTGAACAGCTGATGGAACTCCCCGGCGTCGGAAGGAAATCGGCGCAGCGGATGGCTTTTTACATCTTAAAGATGCCGGCCGAATCGGCAAAAAAAATCGGCCAGGCGATTATCGACGTCAAAGACATGCTCTCCTTTTGTAAGATCTGCAATAATATTTCAGAAGGGGAAATCTGTGCCATCTGCGCCAGCCCCAATCGGGACAGTCAAAGGGTGGTTGTTGTGGAAGAGCCGAGCACCCTTTATGCGATCGAGAGAACGGGAGAATATAAAGGGCTCTACCACGTCTTGCTCGGTGCCCTTTCTCCTTTATCGGAGACGAACGGCACGGAGCTCACCATCAAAAATCTCATCGAACGGCTTGAAAAGGGAGGGATTTCGGAGGTCATTATCGCCACCAACCCCAACATCGAAGGGGAAGCGACCGCCATTTACCTGACCCGCCTCATCAAGCCGCTCCACATCAAGGTCACCCGGATTGCCTGCGGTATTCCCGTCGGTGTCGATCTGGAATATGCCGACGAAGTGACCCTCGCCAAATCGCTCGAAGGCCGGCGCGAGATCGGATAAAATTCCCTTGACGAGTTAAATAGGGGTATGTTATCTTTTAAAAATACCTTCTGGCGTTATTATTTGTATTTTCAGAAGTTTTTAGGATTTTGAAGAGGCCTGCAGAAAACTGCAGGCCTCTTCGGCCCGAATGGGCAAATAGGCTCTTTCTATTCGCCGGTTTATCAGATTCTCAAAGGGAGTTCTACTGATGCCAAAATATCGCGTCTTACCGGGTCCGGAAGCTTTCTTGCCCCCTTCAGCTGCCTGCGCGGGTGTCGTCCTTCCCGACCCGGGCCAGGGCCACATTCATGGAGAGATTGTCCACGAAGATATCGCAATGGAGGAGGCCGCTAAGCAGCTCTTGACGGCGAAGGTGCCGACGATCTTTCCCGGTCCGCTGGTTCTTTGGAACTGGAATGAGAAGGCGGCCAAAAAAGCGACCGCGATCAAGGCCCTCTATGATGAACTCAAATCTCATAACGCCGGGGCGTTGCTGATTCCGATGCCCGACTACCGGCCGAAGTACCCCAAGATTAATCCTGAAGTCGAAATTAACCCCAACCATCCAAATCTGACCATCTGGCATAATAAAATCGATGCATGCATGTTTGTCGGCGTCCACTGTCACCAGGCAAATCTCTCCCTGAAGATTATCCGGGGGGGAACCAATTGTTATACGATTGCGATGTGCGCCCAAGCAGGCCATGAAGATGCAATGCTCTCCTTCCGTGATGCGACGCCCGATAAAATCTGGAAGTTGGTGGAGGTGGTTCGGAAGGCGAAGGCATCCGGTGTTTACGCAAGCCGGGGCGGGGTGGCCGTTTCAAAAGCTTAAAAGTGGTAAGACCCTAAATCCTATAAGGAGGGGACCCAATGGAAGCGAATACGATCATCGGTACCGTAAATAAGAAGGGCCAGAAAATTGTTGAGCCGGAGTACCTCTTTTTTGAAGCCCCTCGGCAGCAGTATTTCATGACAGGGAGCGAGGTCGTTCGAGAGGCGATCCGTCGGGCAAGCGTCGATATCTCTGTGGCCTATCCGATCACCCCTCAGAGCGAGGCGGCGGCGATGGTCGGCGATCTCTATGTGGAAGGTTATGTCGGGGATTATTTCCGAGGAGAGAGCGAATTCGCCGTGATGTCGCAGTGCGCCGGCGCCTCCTTCGGTGGAGCGCGCGTCTTCACGACTACCTCGGGACCGGGAACCCTCCGTGCTTATGAGAATTTCCCGATGTGGGCTGGCTCCCGTCTCCCGATCCTGATCAACGTGATGGTCCGGGGGATCAACTCTCCCCTCAACATTCAGCCGGACACGCTCGAGCTCGGGATGATTCTCGATACCGGGATGCTCATCTGGCACGCGGAGACCGCTCAGGAGCTTTTGGATTATCTCCTCAAAGGTTATATCGTTGCAGAAGAGCCCGATGTTCATCTCCCGATCGCTGTTGTCATCGACGGATTTTTCGTCAGCCATACCAAAGATATGGTCATGATCCCTTCGGCCGATTTGGCGCTTCCTCCCTACAACCCATACCGCTCCCCGGTGCCTTGCATGGATATGGAAGTTCCGCCGGTCCGGATGATGCGGGATCCCTTCGTGATGAAGAGCAACTACATCAGCTATGCGACGCATGCAAGCTGGCAGCAGGAGATCCGCGCCGCCATCGAACGGTCCAGGAAGCACACCATCCGTCTAATCGGGGGATTGATCGAGGAAGAAAACAGCGATGCGGATATCTTGATTGTTTCGTCGGGGACCGCCGTAGCGCAAGGGCGGGAGGCGATTCGTCTCTTGGCGGAGGAGGGAATCCGCGTTGGGATCGTGAAAGTGAAGACCCTGCGTCCGTTCCCCCATGAAGAGATTCGTCAGGCGACAAAGAATGCCAAATTGATTTTTGTGCCGGAGTTCAACGTGGTCGGGTGGATGGCGCGCGAGATCAAAGCGGTTATTCCTGATAACCACCGCGTTATCGAAGGGCCGCATGTGGCCGGCGGTATGACGATGCCCCCTGAAGTGATCGTGGAAGAGATTAAAAAAGTGCTGGCCGGTAAAAAGGAGGTGGTCCGTGGGTAAAGAGAAGATTAAAATTTGCGATGAATTTTATGACATCATGCCTCCCGAGTATCGCGAGCTGGTTGACAGCGCGACGTATGGCAAAGAGGGACGCGGCTGGAAAGATGTCGGGGTTGCCAAGGAGCTGATCGAGGAGCATTCGCTATGTGCGGGATGTCCCGAATCGATCGCCTTCCGGTATGTTTTGGCCTGTCTCCCGAACCCGGAAGATACTGTGATGGTCGGCTCCACCGGTTGCACCAGCCTGGTCTTCCCCCATGTGGCCGTTCACAATATTCACTCCTTGTTTGGAAACCAAAACGCCGTCGCCTCAGGTCTAAAGCGCGCCCTCGCTCACCGCTTTCCCGGAAAGATAAAGGATGTGGTGGTTCTGGCCGGTGACGGCGCCACGGTCGACATCGGGCTCGATATGACCCTTCAGTCATGGTTCCGTCAGGAGAAGTTCGTGACGATCTGCTTCGACAACGAGCTCTACGCCAATACCGGCGGTCAGGAGAGCGGATTGATGCAGAAGGGGTTTGTCTCCAAGATGGCCCCCGCCGGAAAGAAGTTTGACAAGGTCAAACTCCCGGAGATTGCCCAGGAGTCGGGCTGTCACTATGTTGCGACACTCACGGTCAGCAAGCCGAACCGCGTGGAGAAGGCGATTCGCCAAGCGGTCCTGATTGCCCGCGAAGTCGGCCCGACCTATATCCAGCTCTACACGCCATGTATCCTTGAGATCGGAAAGCAGGCGATGGAAGGACTCCAGGAGATGAGAGACTCCGAAGGCCCCAATGAGCGGTTCGCCTTCAAAGAGTATATCTCCGAGGAAGCGAAAGCCTACTTGGCAAGTTTGGAGAAGGAAAAGAAACCCGCGGCGATCTCGTCGACCCAAGCATAAGGAGTCAGCCATGAGAAAGCGCGTTAATATTCGGATGTCCGGTTTGGGGGGTCAGGGAGTGGTGACCTCCGCCCATGTCTTGGCGACGGCGGCTTCCAAAGAGGGAAAACATGCGATTTCAAATCCCTTCTTTGGCGCTGAAAAGAGAATGGCTCCGGCCGAAAGTTATGTCCGGATCGCCGGCGAGCGGATCTATGATCGGGGCGAGTTGGTTTATCCCGACGTGATCATGGTCTTCCATCCCCAGGTGATCACCCTCGGAAAGTGCTACACGATGCCGTTCTACTCGGGAATCAAGGCGGGCGGTATTTTGATGATCAACTCGGATGAGCCGATTCCCCTGTCTGATGATGATCTCTCCTTCTTGGACAAACAGAACGTTCCCATTTTCACCGTTCCGGCGACGACCTTGGCGGTCGAAATTGCGGGGACGGAGTTGGCCACAAACATGGCGATGCTCGGCGCGTTGATGGGAGCGACCCGGATCGTCGCGATGGAAGCGATGGAAGCGGCGCTGCAAGATCGGTTCGGTAAGAAGTATGTCGCATCCGGAGGAACGGCCACGTTGGATGAGGCAATCAAGAAGAAGTTCGCCAAGAAAGAGCAGCTTTTGGCGAAGAATATGGAAACGATCCGAAAGGGTTTTGATCTCGGTGTCGCCTGGGCTGAAACAATCAAGACCCCCATGTTGGTCTAAGGTACAACGGAGGAAGTGACTCGATGTATGCAGTTGCCGAAGTAGTTGACGAAGCGTGTGTCGCCCACAAGGGATGCCGGTTGTGTATTATGTACTGCCCGGAGGCCGATACGATTCTCTTTGATAAAACAAAAAAGGTCGCGGTGGTTGTCGAGCAGCGTTGCAAGGGGTGTGAGCTCTGCGTGGTCGTCTGTTCTGCGGCAAAACACAATGCCATCCGACTTGTTCATCGATAACGCTTGACCTCGTTTTAAAAACCCCATCGTTTCTCAGCGATGGGGTTTTTTGTTATATTTTGTTATAATGCGCCTTTCAGCCTTTTAAACGAATCAGGAGGAACTATGTCGAGCAAAGTCAAGGAATCGTTGGCCAATGTAATCGGGGCGATGGAGCTTTTGAATAAAAATTTCGAGGATCAAATAGAAACGCTTCGGCAGAACGGCAAAGATGAGGAAGAGCTGCAGAAGCTCGTCAAAGGCGCCATGGCGATGAAAGATGCCAGCGGAATCTACCTCTCCTGGGCCAACCATTTTATCGAGCGGCTTGTCCAAACGGAGGGACTGGAGCCGGAAGACGAGGAATCGATCATCGTCGAGGAATAAACTTTCCTTAAGGAATTTGATCAGCCTTCGCTCTTTCCCATCAAAAATCGCCTGCCAACATTGCGCAAAAGTGGACTCCGTGGTATAAAATAATGTGTTCGGAGAAGCGCACCCCGCCCAGGATAGGTCGATGCCCGATTCCGGTTTGGTCATGTACGAGGAAGAGTTTAAGCAGGTTGATGCGGAGCTCTCAAAGCTGCATCAACTGGCGAACGCCAAAGTCACCTTCCTTGTAGATAAAAATGGACAACTCATCGCAAGCGTCGGAGAGACCCAAAATCTCGATACGACGTCGCTTGCCTCTCTCACGGCGGGAAATATCGCCGCGACGGGGGGAATGGCAAAGCTCCTCGGCGAGAAAGAATTCTCCATCCTCTTCCATGAAGGGGAGAGAGATAATGTCCATATCTCCCTGATCGGCGATCGGGTGATTTTGGTGGTTGTCTTCGATCAACGTTCCTCATTGGGTCTGGTTCGTTTGCGGGTGAAGAAGAGCTCCGAAGTCTTCACGCAAATCTTCTCGAAAATTATCGATAAAGTAGAGAAAGAAAAAGAAACCAAAAACAGCAGATCTCCCTTTGCGGAAATTACGGAAGATGACATTGACCGGTTGTTCGGGTGATTTTCCCGTGAGCGCCGTCGGCTCCTCGCGGTGTGTTATCGATCTTCCAACGCGCTGCATCATGACTGATCATTCGTTAAGGACTCAGCATGTCGTTTATTAATTACTCGGCCCGTGAGATCAACTGCAAGATCGTCTACTACGGCCCCGGTCTGTGCGGAAAGACCACCAATCTGATCTACATCTACAAAAAGACGAATCCCGACAGCAAAGGAAAGATGATCTCGCTTGCCACCGAAACCGAGCGGACCCTCTTCTTCGATTTTCTCCCGTTGGCGCTGGGAAACATTAAAGGCTTCAAGGTCCGGTTCCACCTCTATACCGTTCCCGGGCAGGTCTTTTACGATGCAAGCAGAAAGCTGATTTTGCGGGGGGTCGACGGGGTCATCTTCGTCGCCGATTCTCAGGTGGAACGGATGGAAGCGAACATCGAGAGCATGGAAAATCTTCGGAAGAATCTAAAGGACCAGGGGCTGAATCTGGATGCCATGCCCTTTATCATCCAATACAATAAGCGCGATCTCCCGAATGTGGTCCCCATCGAAGAGCTCAATCGCGTTCTCAATCCCCGGAACGTTCCCTCCTACGAAGCGGTCGCCGCCACCGGAAAAGGGGTGTTCGACACGCTCAAAGAGCTTGCCAAGCTGGTCATCATGGAATTAAAGAAGAAGGCCTAGCCTCTCCGTTTCAACCACGACTGAATCAACCGATACGGATCCCGCTTTCGAAGAAGAACGGCCTCGACCGCCCGCTCGTCAAAAGAAGCCTGCAGAACCGTCTGCCCGATTTCTTCTCTCAGCAGGGTGCGAAGCTCCTCCATGATGAAGCTTTTGCGCTTTGCACCGTGCGTCTCTATTTTAGAGAGCTGTTTTCCGATCTCGGAAAGGAGGGCCGGAAGGCCTTCTCCTTTTTCCGCGGCGATCTTCAAAATCGGCCGATCGGGGATCATCTCCTTGAGCTGATAGTAGAGTTGCTGCGATTCCTTCAAGTCCCCTTTGTTCACAACAAGGATGTCCCCAATTTCGAGAAGACCCGCCTTCATCAGCTGCACCTCGTCCCCCATGCCGGGGGAGAGGACCAGGACCACCACATCGGCCAGATCGGCGATCTCCACCTCGTCTTGGCCGACGCCGACCGTCTCAATCAGAATCCGCTCTTTACCCATCGCATCGAGAATATGAATCGCGTTAAAGAGAGCGGGGCTGATTCCGCCCCAGGCGCCGCGGGTGGCGAGACTTCGAATAAAAACCTCGCGGTCGAGGAAATGAGGATGCATCCGGAGGCGGTCGCCCAGAATCGCTCCGCCGGAGAAGGGGCTGGTCGGATCGACCGCCAAGACGCCGACCGATCGCTTCTCTTTACGGAGCGCGGTAATCAATTGGTTGATCAGGGTGCTCTTTCCGGCCCCGGCCGGACCGGTGATCCCGATGAGGTTGGCATTTCCGGTATGACGGAAGAGAGTCTTCAAAAGGGGAATCGCGGTGGGATCTTGATTCTCAACGAGGGTGAGAAGACGGGAGGCCGATCGGACATCCCCCTCTAAGATCTTCCGAACCCAGGCCTCTCGATTTTTCACTCGAACTCCGGGGTCCCCAAGGAGCCTGCTCCTTGGGGCGTCACTGGAGGAGGGTTTTTGCAATGACCCTCCTCTGAATCTCAGAGGTTCCTTCGCCGATCTCGCAGAGCTTGGCATCGCGGAAGTAGCGCTCCACCGGATAATCTTTCAGATAGCCGGAGCCGCCGTGGATCTGGATCGCCTCGGTCGTCGCCCGCATGGCGACTTCGGACGCGAAGAGCTTCGCCTCCGAGGCGGCCTGCTTGTGCTCTTCCCCCGCGTCTTTGAGAAGCGCGGCCCGATAGACGAGAAGCCGCGCGGCGTCGATCTCGGTCGCCATGTCGGAGAGCTTCCACTGGATCGATTGGAAGTCGCCGATCGGCCGGCCGAACTGCTCTCGCTCTTTGGCATATTTGATCGAATCTTCCAGCGCG encodes the following:
- a CDS encoding VanZ family protein translates to MGLMFLFSTDVGSMDNTNAFIAPFIKIFAPEISRRNLVITLIAIRKLAHVVEYAILSILWLYALKQGKQGWSWRAALGAVGICVVYAGIDEFHQGFVLSRTGTFQDVGIDTFGAALGVGLWSLFRGEISALRAKFFGWWFAWGVFSAIMVLIVLKGGTLSFWKMLLIILSTGVLSGAAGVIYYARHR
- the tadA gene encoding tRNA adenosine(34) deaminase TadA; translation: MRPTDQDELYMRLALKAAEAAFAEGEVPVGAVLVGKDATITAYNLKERRHDPTAHAEMLVLRKGGEMWGRWRLGGTLYVTLEPCAMCAGALIQARIDRLVYGAADPKAGACGSVIEVAREPRFNHRMEVLGGVLSGESEHLLQRFFDRLRGREIVKR
- the dnaX gene encoding DNA polymerase III subunit gamma/tau, producing the protein MASDYQVSARKWRPQTFEEVIGQRHVATTLINAVSRGKVAQAYLFSGIRGVGKTTMARLLAKALNCATPQGASPCNQCDSCREITEGRSVDVVEIDGASNTGVDDVRELREKVKYLPLRGKLKIYIIDEVHMLSNAAFNALLKTLEEPPLHLVFIFATTESHKIPATILSRCQHFVFRRISRQEIIAQLQRVADERKVRFAERGLVLIAKAAEGSMRDALSLLDQAISYGGQEVSEEDLFTLLGRMGEARFHSLVRAIHDRNASAALGLAREIADQGYDLRQFLADWLEHLRHLIVARNVEGAEAWIDLPKEEIDEIRAEAALFTDEELQRLFSLFARLQGEIRTAPHPHLLFEVALMKGISLAHLQPVEKILERLETLGGGGSPAPPVNVVPSKVPEKGAPASPSIQRAQEVPRPASSPTPSDKKKVWLQVISEIKEKRPSLGSFLEQGTLLEITEQRVKIGYSESFLIPLIQKEENQKLMSALFKTHFQREMALELVDLHGAAVSSPPSGKDTTQHLPTPHPFVQEALRVLGGEVIETKQGKIF
- a CDS encoding YbaB/EbfC family nucleoid-associated protein is translated as MSNKKMLGDIMKQAQALQERMAKLQEEAAKKTVEASSGGGMVTVKVSGRQQVLSVAIDPEIIKSGDVEMLQDLIMAAVNEGLRKSQELMAEEMKGMTGGLNIPGLF
- the recR gene encoding recombination mediator RecR, with the translated sequence MDQKGRFAYLIEQLMELPGVGRKSAQRMAFYILKMPAESAKKIGQAIIDVKDMLSFCKICNNISEGEICAICASPNRDSQRVVVVEEPSTLYAIERTGEYKGLYHVLLGALSPLSETNGTELTIKNLIERLEKGGISEVIIATNPNIEGEATAIYLTRLIKPLHIKVTRIACGIPVGVDLEYADEVTLAKSLEGRREIG
- a CDS encoding carbon monoxide dehydrogenase beta subunit family protein; translated protein: MPKYRVLPGPEAFLPPSAACAGVVLPDPGQGHIHGEIVHEDIAMEEAAKQLLTAKVPTIFPGPLVLWNWNEKAAKKATAIKALYDELKSHNAGALLIPMPDYRPKYPKINPEVEINPNHPNLTIWHNKIDACMFVGVHCHQANLSLKIIRGGTNCYTIAMCAQAGHEDAMLSFRDATPDKIWKLVEVVRKAKASGVYASRGGVAVSKA
- a CDS encoding transketolase C-terminal domain-containing protein; its protein translation is MEANTIIGTVNKKGQKIVEPEYLFFEAPRQQYFMTGSEVVREAIRRASVDISVAYPITPQSEAAAMVGDLYVEGYVGDYFRGESEFAVMSQCAGASFGGARVFTTTSGPGTLRAYENFPMWAGSRLPILINVMVRGINSPLNIQPDTLELGMILDTGMLIWHAETAQELLDYLLKGYIVAEEPDVHLPIAVVIDGFFVSHTKDMVMIPSADLALPPYNPYRSPVPCMDMEVPPVRMMRDPFVMKSNYISYATHASWQQEIRAAIERSRKHTIRLIGGLIEEENSDADILIVSSGTAVAQGREAIRLLAEEGIRVGIVKVKTLRPFPHEEIRQATKNAKLIFVPEFNVVGWMAREIKAVIPDNHRVIEGPHVAGGMTMPPEVIVEEIKKVLAGKKEVVRG
- a CDS encoding thiamine pyrophosphate-dependent enzyme yields the protein MGKEKIKICDEFYDIMPPEYRELVDSATYGKEGRGWKDVGVAKELIEEHSLCAGCPESIAFRYVLACLPNPEDTVMVGSTGCTSLVFPHVAVHNIHSLFGNQNAVASGLKRALAHRFPGKIKDVVVLAGDGATVDIGLDMTLQSWFRQEKFVTICFDNELYANTGGQESGLMQKGFVSKMAPAGKKFDKVKLPEIAQESGCHYVATLTVSKPNRVEKAIRQAVLIAREVGPTYIQLYTPCILEIGKQAMEGLQEMRDSEGPNERFAFKEYISEEAKAYLASLEKEKKPAAISSTQA
- a CDS encoding 2-oxoacid:acceptor oxidoreductase family protein, which gives rise to MRKRVNIRMSGLGGQGVVTSAHVLATAASKEGKHAISNPFFGAEKRMAPAESYVRIAGERIYDRGELVYPDVIMVFHPQVITLGKCYTMPFYSGIKAGGILMINSDEPIPLSDDDLSFLDKQNVPIFTVPATTLAVEIAGTELATNMAMLGALMGATRIVAMEAMEAALQDRFGKKYVASGGTATLDEAIKKKFAKKEQLLAKNMETIRKGFDLGVAWAETIKTPMLV
- a CDS encoding pyruvate ferredoxin oxidoreductase, giving the protein MYAVAEVVDEACVAHKGCRLCIMYCPEADTILFDKTKKVAVVVEQRCKGCELCVVVCSAAKHNAIRLVHR
- a CDS encoding roadblock/LC7 domain-containing protein encodes the protein MPDSGLVMYEEEFKQVDAELSKLHQLANAKVTFLVDKNGQLIASVGETQNLDTTSLASLTAGNIAATGGMAKLLGEKEFSILFHEGERDNVHISLIGDRVILVVVFDQRSSLGLVRLRVKKSSEVFTQIFSKIIDKVEKEKETKNSRSPFAEITEDDIDRLFG
- a CDS encoding GTP-binding protein — translated: MSFINYSAREINCKIVYYGPGLCGKTTNLIYIYKKTNPDSKGKMISLATETERTLFFDFLPLALGNIKGFKVRFHLYTVPGQVFYDASRKLILRGVDGVIFVADSQVERMEANIESMENLRKNLKDQGLNLDAMPFIIQYNKRDLPNVVPIEELNRVLNPRNVPSYEAVAATGKGVFDTLKELAKLVIMELKKKA
- the meaB gene encoding methylmalonyl Co-A mutase-associated GTPase MeaB; this encodes MKNREAWVRKILEGDVRSASRLLTLVENQDPTAIPLLKTLFRHTGNANLIGITGPAGAGKSTLINQLITALRKEKRSVGVLAVDPTSPFSGGAILGDRLRMHPHFLDREVFIRSLATRGAWGGISPALFNAIHILDAMGKERILIETVGVGQDEVEIADLADVVVLVLSPGMGDEVQLMKAGLLEIGDILVVNKGDLKESQQLYYQLKEMIPDRPILKIAAEKGEGLPALLSEIGKQLSKIETHGAKRKSFIMEELRTLLREEIGQTVLQASFDERAVEAVLLRKRDPYRLIQSWLKRRG